One window from the genome of Dyadobacter sp. CECT 9275 encodes:
- a CDS encoding thymidine kinase produces the protein MFVEPSHTKQNQRTGWIEVICGSMFSGKTEELIRRLNRAIIAKQKIQIFKPALDKRYHTQNIVSHNDNSIPSTPVGLAQEILQYTNDCEVVGLDEAQFFDESVIDVCETLANFGKRVIVAGLDMDYMGKPFGCMPQLMAIAEFITKVHAVCMVCGEVASHSYRLSPSGDRVLLGEADLYEARCRRCFNLGELAEAQ, from the coding sequence ATGTTTGTAGAACCTTCACATACAAAACAAAATCAACGTACCGGTTGGATCGAGGTAATCTGTGGTTCCATGTTCTCGGGAAAAACCGAAGAACTGATCAGACGACTGAACCGCGCGATCATTGCAAAACAGAAGATACAGATCTTTAAACCAGCTTTGGATAAACGATACCATACCCAGAACATTGTTTCGCACAACGACAATTCTATCCCATCCACGCCTGTTGGTCTGGCGCAAGAGATACTGCAGTACACCAATGACTGTGAGGTGGTTGGTCTGGATGAAGCGCAATTCTTTGACGAATCAGTGATTGATGTCTGCGAAACGCTTGCCAATTTTGGCAAAAGGGTCATCGTTGCCGGACTTGATATGGATTATATGGGAAAACCTTTTGGATGTATGCCACAGCTCATGGCCATTGCCGAATTCATTACCAAGGTACATGCGGTGTGTATGGTATGCGGCGAGGTGGCTTCTCATTCTTATCGTCTTTCACCTTCCGGCGACAGGGTTTTGCTCGGGGAGGCGGATCTGTATGAAGCCCGTTGCCGAAGATGTTTTAATCTGGGTGAACTAGCCGAAGCACAATAA
- the kbl gene encoding glycine C-acetyltransferase translates to MYGNIKEELQQELEEIKGAGLYKKERIITSPQAAAIRTSDGKEVLNFCANNYLGLSSHPEVIEAGIDAIRTHGFGMSSVRFICGTQDIHKQLERKTAEFLGAEDCILYAAAFDANGGVFEPLLNEQDAIISDELNHASLIDGIRLCKAKRFRYKHNDLEDLKDQLKSATGSRRIMVVTDGVFSMDGTIAQLDKICDLAEQYNAMVMIDECHATGFIGKTGRGTHEFRNVMGRVDIITGTYGKALGGASGGFTAARKEIVEILRQRSRPYLFSNTLAPSIVGASIKVLELLSASTALRDKLEYNTAYFRKAMTEAGFDILPGEHPIVPIMLYDAKLAQEFSARLLEEGIYVIGFFYPVVPQGKARIRVQISAGHEQQHLEKAVQAFTKVGKLLGVLK, encoded by the coding sequence ATGTACGGAAATATTAAAGAGGAATTGCAGCAGGAGCTTGAAGAGATCAAAGGCGCAGGGCTTTATAAGAAGGAAAGGATAATTACCTCCCCGCAGGCAGCGGCTATCAGGACTAGTGACGGAAAAGAGGTATTGAATTTTTGTGCCAATAATTATCTCGGACTTTCGTCTCATCCGGAGGTTATTGAGGCAGGAATAGACGCCATACGTACACATGGCTTTGGTATGTCATCTGTAAGGTTTATCTGCGGAACCCAGGACATTCACAAGCAGCTTGAAAGAAAAACCGCTGAATTCCTGGGCGCTGAAGATTGTATCCTTTATGCTGCAGCATTTGATGCCAACGGCGGTGTTTTCGAGCCATTACTCAATGAGCAGGACGCCATTATTTCGGATGAACTGAACCATGCATCACTGATTGATGGTATACGGTTGTGTAAAGCAAAGCGGTTCAGATACAAACATAATGATCTGGAGGATCTAAAAGATCAGTTAAAGTCGGCTACCGGAAGCAGGAGAATTATGGTGGTGACGGATGGTGTTTTTTCGATGGACGGGACCATCGCACAGCTGGATAAAATCTGTGACCTTGCGGAGCAGTATAATGCCATGGTCATGATTGACGAATGCCACGCAACCGGTTTTATTGGTAAAACGGGGCGAGGAACGCATGAATTCCGCAACGTCATGGGGCGTGTTGATATCATTACCGGGACCTACGGCAAAGCGCTGGGAGGTGCATCCGGGGGGTTTACTGCGGCCAGAAAGGAAATTGTTGAGATACTCCGGCAGCGCTCGCGCCCTTATCTTTTCTCCAACACCCTGGCTCCCTCCATCGTAGGAGCTTCCATCAAAGTGCTGGAACTGCTCAGTGCTTCCACCGCATTGCGGGATAAGCTGGAATACAATACAGCATATTTCAGGAAGGCAATGACCGAAGCAGGGTTTGATATCCTGCCGGGAGAACATCCCATTGTGCCCATCATGTTGTATGATGCCAAACTGGCTCAGGAGTTCTCGGCCAGATTACTGGAAGAGGGTATTTATGTGATCGGCTTTTTCTATCCTGTGGTGCCGCAGGGGAAAGCGCGCATCAGGGTTCAGATCTCAGCGGGGCATGAACAGCAGCACCTGGAAAAAGCAGTACAGGCATTCACTAAAGTGGGTAAGTTATTAGGAGTCCTGAAATAA
- a CDS encoding beta/alpha barrel domain-containing protein, producing MKIVECPRDAWQGHHTFIPTPEKAAYINQLLRVGFDTIDFGSFVSASAMPQVRDTAHLIDRLDLSGTSTRLLSIVANERGAQEACAFEQIRYLGFPFSVSETFQMRNTHSTISESLGRVERITAAAHQHGKEVVIYISMGFGNPYDDEWNTDIVLNWVDKLSLLGIRIFSLSDTVGVARETDISSLFAQLISTRPDLEFGAHFHSLPGQWKTKLDAAFLSGCRRFDGAILGYGGCPMAQDDLVGNMPTEKLIAFAKEKKEPIRIDIEALEMAKGMFIRLINS from the coding sequence ATGAAAATCGTTGAATGTCCCAGGGATGCCTGGCAGGGTCATCATACTTTCATCCCTACCCCTGAAAAGGCAGCTTATATCAATCAGCTGCTCAGGGTAGGTTTTGATACCATTGATTTTGGAAGTTTTGTATCTGCCAGTGCCATGCCACAGGTCAGGGACACTGCCCATCTTATAGACCGACTCGACCTTTCCGGGACTTCCACCAGGTTGCTGTCCATCGTTGCCAATGAGCGGGGTGCACAGGAGGCATGTGCTTTTGAACAGATCAGGTATCTGGGTTTTCCGTTTTCAGTATCGGAAACATTTCAGATGCGCAATACGCATTCCACCATCAGTGAGTCTCTGGGAAGAGTAGAAAGAATAACCGCTGCTGCCCATCAACATGGTAAGGAAGTGGTTATTTATATCTCTATGGGATTCGGCAATCCGTACGACGACGAATGGAATACGGACATTGTATTGAATTGGGTAGACAAACTTTCACTACTGGGCATACGGATTTTTTCCCTTTCGGATACCGTTGGTGTTGCGAGGGAAACAGATATCAGCAGCCTGTTTGCCCAACTGATTTCTACCCGGCCCGACCTCGAATTCGGTGCGCATTTCCATTCCCTTCCCGGTCAGTGGAAAACCAAACTTGATGCTGCTTTCCTGTCAGGCTGTCGCCGGTTCGATGGTGCCATCCTGGGATACGGAGGCTGCCCCATGGCCCAGGATGACCTGGTTGGCAATATGCCAACAGAAAAATTAATTGCGTTTGCGAAAGAGAAAAAAGAACCGATCCGTATCGACATCGAGGCCTTAGAAATGGCAAAAGGCATGTTCATACGGCTAATCAACAGCTAG
- a CDS encoding PorV/PorQ family protein, whose amino-acid sequence MKEQSGYLTRQKNFILFFILFGTSIHFSLAEGNPFVAGARAWGIANATVARHDQFSIYGNAAGMAASGQPALFSSFDSHFGFEGLNTVAFAITSPLSSDLSGGFSVLRFGDKFYNEFAMAIGAGHRINQVSLGMKVNYLQTAVNISSLSTSHRAAVMELGGIVKVTPALSVGAHMYNLLQSSYSGDLHARVPTVLKAGFQYSSGETVTFSAEMNKHTDQPVAFRAGLEYRFLKQLYLRTGISTRPVMHYFGTGFSTLKFRIDYAVSTHPQLGWSHHFSLLYLLKSAKGQKEKHPAGL is encoded by the coding sequence ATGAAAGAGCAATCTGGATATTTAACTCGACAGAAAAACTTCATTCTTTTCTTTATTCTTTTTGGTACTTCTATCCATTTTTCTCTTGCGGAGGGCAATCCCTTTGTGGCCGGAGCAAGAGCGTGGGGTATTGCCAATGCCACTGTGGCTCGTCATGATCAGTTCTCCATTTATGGGAATGCTGCAGGTATGGCTGCATCAGGGCAGCCTGCCCTATTCTCATCATTCGATTCTCATTTTGGTTTTGAAGGGCTTAATACTGTTGCTTTTGCCATAACCAGCCCACTTTCTTCAGACTTGTCCGGTGGGTTTTCTGTTTTACGTTTCGGGGATAAATTCTATAATGAATTCGCGATGGCGATCGGTGCCGGGCACCGGATCAATCAAGTCAGCCTGGGTATGAAAGTCAACTATTTGCAGACAGCCGTTAATATTTCTTCCCTGTCTACCAGCCATAGAGCCGCGGTGATGGAACTTGGAGGGATCGTAAAAGTTACGCCGGCATTATCCGTTGGCGCTCACATGTATAACCTTTTACAATCTTCCTATTCGGGCGATTTGCATGCCAGGGTACCAACTGTTCTGAAAGCAGGATTTCAATATTCGTCAGGAGAGACAGTCACGTTCAGTGCAGAAATGAATAAACATACAGATCAGCCGGTAGCTTTCCGGGCGGGGCTGGAGTACCGCTTTTTGAAACAGCTTTATTTGAGAACGGGGATCTCCACACGGCCGGTTATGCATTATTTCGGCACAGGGTTCAGTACTTTAAAATTCAGAATAGATTATGCCGTTAGTACCCACCCGCAACTGGGCTGGTCACACCATTTTTCTTTGTTATATCTTCTTAAATCAGCAAAGGGACAAAAAGAGAAACATCCGGCTGGGCTTTAA
- a CDS encoding TonB-dependent receptor, with protein MKKLLHLSFLIGFLLSARNGFGQAVPEKLISMKLDSARFNEFVKQVESQSGYFFYYDATRFDSLTLDLNIVNQPIRKVLDEVFKGSEFEYAIDAQKRIFITEGQRIITQLQPGIFDPDNGSDSQATAYTGPENDAREKLLSTAESKLHEIGIRKHRIVPGNSTVTGYIRNATNGEPVIGAAVFIESPSIGASTDALGFYSLTIPRGRHQLKVKSFGMRETQRRIVLYSDGKLDIEMRESVIALKEVSVKAGMDKNVVGTQMGQVKLTIKNLKQVPTVFGETDLLRTVLTLPGIKSVGENSTGLNVRGGSTDQNLIQFNEAVIYNPSHLFGFFSAFNPDILRDVELYKSTIPSKFGGRLSSVLDINGRDGNKKKFVVSGGIGLVTGRVTVEGPIIKDKTSFILGGRSTYSNWVIRALDNPAYNKSSASFYDLNLQVTHEVNEKNTILLTAYNSSDRFRLYGDTLYTYQNQLGALKWKHTFNSKLYSEFTASHSKYQYHMGASGLPLNSFDLKFDINQSNFKADFSYNLTPKHTLDFGLSSIYYKLHPGSFKARGEQSLIIPDELETEQALESAVYIEDKFEASPRLSITAGLRYSFYQYLGPKTVNKYVEGYPIDYIYQDGTVSYSSGKAIKKYGGPEIRVSARYSILDNLSLKVSYNTLRQYIHLLTNTMTVSPTDIWKLSDPFIKPQIGDQISLGLYRNLRGNKIEVSLEGYYKNIHNFLDYKGGDSLIMNHNIEAAVINTKAKAYGIELMIKKMTGKLNGWIGYTYSRTLLRAIDRDSPDAPNDGNFYPSNYDKPHDFTAITNYRFSHRFSLSLNFTYSTGRPYTPPIGKYIIDGSQRVYYADRNQFRIPDYYRVDVAMNFEGNHKIKKLAHSSWTFAVYNLLGRKNPTSVYFQTIAGRVNGYQLSIFGQPIPTLTYNFRF; from the coding sequence ATGAAAAAACTTTTACATCTTTCTTTTTTGATTGGTTTCCTGTTATCCGCCAGAAATGGTTTCGGGCAGGCTGTACCCGAAAAGCTCATTTCAATGAAACTTGATTCCGCAAGGTTCAATGAATTTGTGAAGCAGGTCGAATCACAGTCGGGCTACTTTTTTTACTACGATGCCACCCGGTTCGACAGCCTTACGCTGGATCTTAACATAGTAAACCAGCCCATCAGGAAGGTTTTAGACGAGGTATTCAAAGGATCTGAATTTGAATACGCAATTGATGCCCAGAAAAGGATATTCATCACCGAAGGCCAGCGCATCATCACACAGTTACAGCCGGGTATTTTCGATCCTGACAATGGATCTGATAGCCAGGCCACGGCTTATACAGGTCCGGAAAATGATGCCAGAGAGAAATTGCTTTCCACGGCAGAAAGCAAGCTGCACGAAATTGGTATCAGAAAACACAGGATTGTGCCGGGCAACTCCACCGTGACCGGTTATATCCGAAATGCAACCAATGGGGAGCCCGTCATTGGTGCGGCGGTTTTCATAGAAAGCCCTTCCATTGGCGCCAGTACCGATGCCCTGGGTTTTTATTCACTGACCATTCCACGCGGGAGACACCAGCTGAAAGTGAAAAGCTTTGGTATGCGCGAAACGCAGCGGAGAATTGTGTTATATTCCGATGGCAAGCTGGACATAGAAATGCGTGAAAGTGTAATTGCCCTTAAGGAGGTGTCTGTGAAGGCAGGTATGGATAAAAACGTTGTAGGTACCCAAATGGGACAGGTGAAACTGACTATTAAAAACCTGAAACAGGTACCGACAGTGTTTGGTGAAACGGATCTGTTAAGGACGGTTCTTACTTTGCCGGGTATCAAGTCGGTGGGAGAAAACAGCACTGGCCTCAATGTTAGAGGTGGTTCCACGGATCAGAACCTGATCCAGTTTAACGAGGCCGTTATTTACAACCCATCACACCTTTTTGGATTTTTCTCGGCATTTAATCCTGACATCCTTCGTGATGTAGAACTTTACAAAAGTACGATTCCTTCCAAATTCGGAGGCAGATTATCTTCAGTACTGGATATCAACGGCCGCGATGGTAATAAGAAAAAATTTGTGGTCTCAGGCGGTATCGGGTTGGTAACCGGCAGGGTCACTGTGGAGGGGCCGATCATCAAGGACAAAACGTCGTTCATTCTGGGCGGGCGCTCCACCTATTCCAACTGGGTGATCAGGGCGCTGGACAATCCGGCTTACAACAAAAGTTCGGCATCTTTTTATGACCTGAATCTTCAGGTTACGCATGAGGTCAACGAAAAAAATACGATTTTACTGACCGCTTACAACAGCAGCGATCGTTTCAGGTTATATGGCGATACGCTGTATACCTATCAGAATCAGTTGGGTGCGCTGAAATGGAAACATACTTTTAATTCGAAATTATACAGTGAGTTTACGGCGTCACATAGCAAATATCAATACCACATGGGAGCGTCCGGGCTTCCGCTGAACTCCTTTGATCTTAAGTTTGATATCAACCAATCCAATTTTAAAGCCGATTTCAGTTACAATCTCACACCTAAGCATACCCTGGATTTCGGATTAAGTTCTATTTATTATAAACTGCATCCGGGGTCCTTTAAGGCTCGTGGAGAGCAATCACTGATCATTCCGGATGAGCTGGAAACGGAACAGGCACTGGAAAGTGCGGTGTACATAGAGGATAAATTTGAAGCCAGTCCGAGGCTGTCTATCACCGCTGGACTGAGGTATTCTTTTTACCAGTATCTTGGTCCCAAAACGGTTAACAAGTATGTAGAGGGATATCCGATAGATTATATTTATCAGGACGGGACAGTCAGCTACTCTTCAGGAAAAGCCATTAAGAAATACGGCGGCCCCGAAATTCGTGTTTCGGCCAGGTATAGTATTCTGGATAATCTTTCCTTAAAGGTCAGTTACAACACGCTGAGGCAGTACATCCATCTGCTGACCAACACCATGACCGTTTCACCAACGGATATCTGGAAGTTAAGTGATCCTTTTATCAAACCGCAGATCGGGGATCAGATCTCGCTGGGTTTGTACCGCAACCTGCGAGGTAACAAAATAGAGGTTTCTCTGGAAGGATATTACAAGAATATTCACAACTTCCTCGATTATAAAGGCGGCGATTCCCTGATCATGAATCATAATATAGAAGCGGCTGTCATCAATACCAAGGCAAAAGCTTATGGTATTGAATTGATGATCAAGAAAATGACAGGAAAACTGAACGGCTGGATAGGATATACCTACTCACGGACTTTGCTGAGGGCTATTGACAGAGATTCACCAGATGCACCAAACGACGGGAATTTTTATCCGAGCAATTATGATAAACCACACGATTTCACGGCTATCACCAACTACCGGTTTTCGCATCGGTTCAGTTTATCGCTGAATTTTACATACAGTACCGGCCGCCCCTATACACCGCCCATTGGTAAGTACATCATAGACGGCTCGCAGCGGGTATATTATGCAGACCGTAACCAGTTCAGGATCCCCGATTATTATCGTGTGGATGTGGCGATGAATTTTGAAGGAAACCATAAGATCAAAAAGCTCGCGCATAGCTCATGGACATTTGCCGTGTATAACCTGCTCGGTCGAAAGAATCCCACATCAGTTTATTTTCAGACTATTGCGGGAAGGGTGAACGGATACCAGCTTTCGATTTTTGGACAGCCGATACCTACCCTTACTTACAACTTCCGATTTTAA
- a CDS encoding Lrp/AsnC family transcriptional regulator, whose product MEQLDKIDTKILRILQKDAKKTTKEIATTLNLTASPVYERIRRLESLGYIKNYVAILDKKLINRSVTTICQVSMRYHNEAFIEKFEQEIQNLEEVQECYHMAGQVDFLLKINVRSLDEYHDFVKYKLSKIDNIGVLNSTFVLKEIKHTSEYYI is encoded by the coding sequence ATGGAACAACTCGACAAAATAGATACCAAAATCCTGCGTATTCTTCAGAAAGATGCAAAAAAGACGACCAAGGAAATTGCTACGACATTGAATCTGACGGCATCACCGGTTTATGAGCGGATAAGGAGGCTGGAAAGCCTGGGTTACATCAAAAATTATGTGGCCATCCTGGACAAAAAACTGATCAACCGATCGGTCACTACCATCTGCCAGGTATCGATGCGTTACCACAACGAAGCTTTTATTGAAAAATTTGAACAGGAAATCCAGAACCTCGAAGAAGTACAGGAGTGTTACCACATGGCCGGGCAAGTAGACTTCCTACTCAAGATCAATGTCCGCAGCCTGGACGAATACCATGATTTTGTTAAATACAAATTATCCAAGATAGACAACATAGGTGTTCTCAACAGCACTTTTGTGCTTAAGGAGATCAAGCATACCTCCGAGTATTATATTTGA
- a CDS encoding NAD-dependent epimerase/dehydratase family protein yields MKSERILIIGSNGQIGSVLAEFLRGIYSESNVIGADLSKPENVKGPFEILDATDRQAVFGVFKKYKISQVYHLAAILSAKGEQQPLITWQVNMQTYFNVLEASREYGVKKVFYPSSIAVFGAGIHGEAKQSSYLDPGTVYGISKVAGENWSNYYFRKYGIDIRSLRYPGIIGYQSMPGGGTTDYAVDIYHKAVKGEHFECFLKPDTTLPMIYIADALDASVRLMEAPADRITIRTGYNLAGMSFSPDEVIRSIRKLIPGFEVTYLPDFRQEIAASWPQTVDDSQARKDWGWRPSYNLEKMTKEMILELRKKYDLVEN; encoded by the coding sequence ATGAAATCGGAACGCATATTAATCATTGGGTCCAACGGGCAGATTGGCTCAGTTCTGGCTGAATTTTTAAGAGGTATTTACAGTGAAAGTAATGTAATCGGGGCGGATCTGAGCAAGCCTGAAAACGTGAAGGGCCCTTTCGAAATTCTTGATGCTACGGATCGGCAAGCGGTTTTTGGGGTATTTAAGAAGTATAAAATTAGCCAGGTGTACCATCTGGCAGCGATACTTTCTGCAAAGGGAGAGCAGCAGCCGCTGATCACCTGGCAGGTCAACATGCAAACTTATTTTAATGTCCTTGAGGCGTCCAGGGAATACGGTGTGAAAAAGGTTTTTTACCCCAGTTCCATCGCCGTTTTCGGTGCCGGTATCCACGGCGAAGCGAAGCAAAGTTCCTACCTGGACCCGGGCACTGTTTATGGTATCAGCAAGGTGGCCGGAGAAAACTGGTCAAATTATTATTTCAGAAAATATGGAATAGATATTCGTTCACTGAGGTACCCTGGAATCATAGGGTACCAGTCGATGCCCGGAGGCGGCACCACCGACTATGCCGTTGATATCTATCATAAGGCTGTGAAGGGCGAACATTTTGAATGCTTTTTGAAGCCAGACACCACTCTGCCGATGATCTACATCGCTGATGCGCTGGATGCTTCGGTGAGGCTCATGGAAGCGCCCGCTGACCGGATCACGATCAGGACGGGGTACAATCTGGCTGGGATGAGTTTCTCACCTGATGAGGTTATAAGGAGCATACGTAAATTAATTCCCGGTTTTGAGGTTACTTATCTGCCCGATTTCCGACAGGAAATTGCAGCATCGTGGCCGCAAACTGTCGATGACAGTCAGGCAAGGAAGGATTGGGGCTGGCGGCCTTCCTATAATCTTGAGAAAATGACAAAGGAAATGATCCTTGAACTCAGGAAAAAATACGATCTGGTGGAGAACTGA
- a CDS encoding NAD-dependent epimerase/dehydratase family protein, translating into MKLLITGGAGFVGSALAISLKTNYPDYQVFALDNLKRRGSELNISRLKQAGVEFIHGDIRNKEDFDAFPPVDAVIEASAEPSVLAGLDGTPDYLINTNLVGTVNCLNYALKHKADFIFLSTSRVYPIKTIETLNFVEEETRFALSDEQPVPGASSKGIAEDFPLNGARSLYGTTKLASELIIQEYNEFYNLRTVINRCGVITGPWQMGKVDQGVMVLWIAKHYFEQQLGYFGYGGTGKQIRDMLHVADLYRLIDWQLHHIDKVNGEILNAGGGLESSASLQELTKICQEVTGKTIPIKVVPENRTADIRLYVTDNTKVTALTGWKPEIGIRQIVEEITAWLAENEEALAPILK; encoded by the coding sequence ATGAAATTACTTATTACCGGCGGGGCTGGTTTCGTGGGTTCTGCACTGGCAATATCTCTTAAAACAAACTATCCTGACTATCAGGTATTTGCACTTGACAACTTAAAACGCCGTGGTTCTGAACTGAATATCAGCCGACTGAAACAAGCTGGTGTAGAATTTATCCACGGAGACATCCGGAACAAGGAGGATTTTGATGCTTTTCCTCCCGTTGATGCCGTAATTGAAGCTTCTGCGGAGCCTTCGGTACTTGCCGGACTAGATGGTACACCCGATTACCTGATCAATACTAACCTGGTAGGGACAGTCAACTGCCTGAACTATGCCTTAAAACATAAAGCCGACTTCATCTTCCTTTCGACCAGCCGCGTATATCCTATTAAAACCATTGAAACCCTGAATTTCGTTGAAGAGGAAACCCGTTTTGCGCTCAGTGATGAACAGCCCGTGCCGGGTGCCTCATCCAAAGGCATTGCAGAAGATTTCCCCCTCAATGGCGCCCGTTCGCTGTATGGAACCACCAAACTGGCCTCGGAACTGATCATTCAGGAATACAATGAGTTTTATAACCTGCGTACTGTGATTAACCGCTGCGGGGTGATTACCGGCCCCTGGCAAATGGGAAAGGTGGACCAGGGCGTGATGGTACTATGGATTGCCAAACATTATTTTGAACAGCAGCTGGGATACTTCGGCTATGGCGGAACCGGCAAACAAATCAGAGATATGCTCCATGTTGCAGATCTTTACCGGCTCATCGACTGGCAGCTCCATCATATTGACAAGGTAAACGGCGAGATTCTCAATGCAGGTGGTGGGCTAGAAAGCAGCGCTTCTTTACAGGAACTTACTAAAATATGCCAGGAAGTAACCGGGAAAACCATCCCGATTAAGGTTGTCCCGGAAAACAGAACGGCTGATATCAGACTTTACGTTACTGACAACACAAAGGTTACCGCATTAACGGGCTGGAAACCTGAGATCGGAATCAGACAGATTGTTGAGGAAATCACGGCCTGGCTGGCAGAAAACGAGGAAGCTCTTGCTCCTATTTTAAAATAA
- a CDS encoding DUF4249 domain-containing protein, with product MIKKYLLLIVLTTGLMGLIYGCIDPFSPPEVNSDEGYLVVDGFLNAGQDTSRIELRHSQNVNANTAPAFEAGAKVSVQSEAGESFNFTEQGKGLYILPPVRIDLTTKYRLSVVLKGGQEYLSEYVKVSTTPPIDSISTKLDEPRNGMVFMVSTHDPTNNTRFYRWKFEETYEYTASKYSTIMVQGDQIINRPDNIYTCWRSSSSTNIMLGSTIKLSKDEIKDLPLSLVDIATNKLFIKYSLLVKQYGLTREAFEYWTNLSKTTQGTGSLFDPLPSQVTGNIRNKANARELVFGYFSASVETQKRIFVTPHLGYFPQCEADTLPIRCPSPREEPKECAFNTQKLLISYLDNENVLAAPPNCADCRLQGGSTTRPSFWR from the coding sequence ATGATCAAAAAATATTTACTGCTGATAGTGCTTACAACCGGGCTAATGGGACTCATATATGGCTGTATTGATCCTTTTTCACCACCCGAAGTAAATTCTGACGAAGGATATCTGGTGGTTGATGGTTTTTTAAATGCCGGGCAGGATACCAGCAGGATAGAGCTTCGGCATTCACAAAATGTTAATGCCAATACAGCGCCTGCTTTTGAAGCAGGTGCTAAAGTGTCTGTACAAAGCGAGGCGGGCGAGAGCTTTAATTTTACAGAACAGGGCAAAGGTCTTTACATTCTTCCACCGGTCAGAATTGATCTGACGACGAAATACCGCTTGTCTGTCGTCTTAAAGGGAGGACAGGAATATCTGTCCGAATATGTCAAAGTAAGTACTACACCACCTATTGACTCCATTTCCACAAAACTGGACGAACCAAGAAATGGCATGGTGTTCATGGTGAGTACCCATGACCCCACCAACAATACCCGTTTTTACCGTTGGAAATTTGAAGAAACCTATGAATATACGGCGTCAAAATATTCGACTATAATGGTGCAGGGCGATCAGATCATAAATCGCCCCGATAATATTTATACCTGCTGGCGCAGCTCGTCCTCAACCAACATCATGCTGGGGTCAACGATTAAGTTAAGTAAGGATGAGATAAAGGACCTGCCGCTCAGCCTGGTGGATATCGCTACCAACAAACTTTTTATCAAATACAGCCTGTTGGTAAAACAATACGGACTAACCCGTGAGGCTTTCGAATACTGGACCAATTTATCCAAAACAACGCAGGGGACGGGGAGCTTGTTTGATCCCCTTCCTTCCCAGGTTACCGGTAATATCAGAAATAAGGCCAATGCCCGCGAGCTGGTATTTGGTTATTTCAGTGCTTCCGTGGAAACGCAGAAAAGGATATTTGTTACGCCGCATCTGGGGTATTTCCCTCAGTGTGAAGCGGATACGCTACCCATCCGCTGCCCTTCGCCCAGGGAAGAGCCTAAAGAATGTGCCTTTAATACTCAGAAATTGCTGATATCGTATCTGGATAATGAAAATGTACTGGCCGCTCCGCCAAATTGCGCAGATTGCCGGCTGCAGGGAGGTTCTACAACGAGGCCTTCGTTCTGGAGATAA